DNA sequence from the Deltaproteobacteria bacterium genome:
TGCCGACCTTTCGCGAGCTGAGCGGGCTGCTGCGCGGACTGGTCACGGTGCCGCAGCAAGGCAACCGCGTCGAGGTGGAGCTCAAGCGCGAGGAGCTGGAGCAGCTGGTGCGCGCCGCGCAGGGGCTCACGTTGCAGGAAGCGGAGAGCGCGTTCGCCAAGGCGCTCGCGGCAGATCAGAAGATCGACGCCAACGACATCGCCCTGGTGCTCGAAGAGAAGCGCCAGGTGATCCGCAAGAGCGGACTGCTCGAGTACCACCCGGCCGAAGAGAACCTCGGCGGCGTGGGCGGCATGCTGAACCTCAAGGCCTGGATTCAGCAGCGCACGGCCGCGTTCAGCGCAGCGGCTCGCAACTTTGGGTTGCCAGAGCCGAGAGGCGTGCTGCTCCTCGGTGTGCAGGGCTGTGGGAAGACGCTCACCGCCAAGGCCATCGCCAGCCAGTGGGGTCAGCCGTTGCTGCGCCTCGACATGGGACGCATCTTCGGCGGAAGCGCGGGCGGCGCAGAAGAGAACCTCCGACGGGCCATCGCCGTGGCCGAGAGCGCGGCGCCGGCGGTCTTGTGGATCGACGAGATCGACAAGGCGCTGGGAGGCCTCGCCGACAGCTCGGGGGACGGCGGCGTGAGCGCGCGAATCCTGGGGGCGCTGCTCACCTGGCTGCAGGAGAAGTCGGCGCCGGTGTTCCTGGTGGCGACCGCGAATCGCATCGACGTGCTGCCGCCGGAGCTGCTGCGCAAGGGCCGCTTCGACGAGATCTTCTTCGTCGACCTGCCCTCGCAGAAGGAGCGCGCGGAGATCTTCGCCATCCACCTCCGCCGACGCGGTCGCGATCCAGCCAAGTACGAGTGCGGCCAGCTCGGCGCATTTGCCGACGGCTTCAGCGGCGCGGAGATCGAGCAAGTGGTCGTCTCCGCGCTGCACCTGGCGTTCTCGGCGGGCGTCGAGGTCGCGCAGGAACATCTGGTGGCAGCGCTGCGGGAGACGTATCCGCTCTCCAAAACGCTGCGCGAAGAGATCCAGGCGCTGCGCGTGTGGGCGCTCGATCGTGCGCGGCGCGCGTCGCCCAAAGAGACCTCGTGAAGCACCATGTTCATCTCGTGCGCGCTTCGGTCGTCGTGCTGGGTCTCGCCAGCTCCGGTTGCGCCACGGCAATGAGCGAGAATGTGAACGTCGCGAGCGAAGCCACCATCGACGGCAGGCAGGTCTCGGACGCGCAGTTCGACGCGTTCGAGCGGGCGCTCACCGACCGCAAGGACACCATCACCTGCGCCGAGACCAACACGGGCGGCTTCAGCGAGTACGAAGCCATCGATGCAAGCGGTGTTCGTTATCGCGTGAGGCTCGAGAGCCGGAACGGGAAGTCGCTGCGCGAGGCGACCCGCGCAGCGCTCTCTCCGTGAGCGGCTAGAGCCACTCCTGCTTCTCGAGGTCCTGCATCATCTTCGGGCCCGTCGGCTTCCAGCCGAGCGCGGCGCGCGTCTTCTCGCTCGACGCGCGCAGGTCCCAGCCGGCGAAGTGCGCCATCCAGCCGAAGTGCGCCTGGGCATCGCCGAGCGCGATCGAGCGCACCGGCATCTTCAGGCCCCTACCGAGCACCTCCGAGATCTCGCGGACGCCCACGCCCTCCTCCGCGACCGCGTGGTAGCGCGCATAGCCATCGGTCTTCTCGACGGCGAGCTTGTAGAGCCGCGCCACATCCGACACGTGCGCCGCGGGCCACTGGTTCTTGCCCTCGCCGACATAGGCGACGAAGCCCTTCTCCCGCGCGACCTGAATCAAGTACGAGACCAGCCCCGCCTTCCTGGTGTCGTGCACCTGCGGCAGCCGCACGATGCCCACGCGCACGCCTCGCTGCGCCACGCGATCCGCGGCCTCTTCCGACATCGCGCGCGGGACCTCCTTCGAGCTCACCTTGTCGTCATCCTCGGTGGCCGCGCGTCCGGCGTCGGCCTTGCCCATGCCGGTGCCCGAGGTCACGAGCAGAAGCTTCTTCGTCCCCGCGAGCGCGTCGCCCATGGCTTCGATGGCGCGCCGGTCGTTCTCGCAGTTCTGCATGAACTTCGAGAAGTCATGGTTGAAGGCGAGGTGGACCGTCGCATCGGACTGCGCCGCGCCGCGCGCGAGGATGTCGAGCTGCTCCACGTCGCCGCGGAGGACCTCGGCACCCGCAGCCTGGAGCGCCGCTGCGCCCGCGTCACTGCGCGAGAGCCCCAACACCTGATGACCTGCCTTGAGCAGCTCCGGCACCAACGCCGAGCCGATGAATCCTGTCGCACCTGTCACGAACACGCGCATCTGTTGCTCCTTGTGAAGTTCAACGCGGGAAAGAATGCGCGGCCGGCCCGCGAATCTCTTGGGCGAACTTGGTCGGCGGCCATGCCAAGAACGCCCAAGCGGCACTCCATCGACCTCGCTAAGCTCATCGGGTGGGAACTCCCGCCGCACAACCCGAACGTCGCGTCGTCGGTCGTCCGGACGCCCTGCCTGGCGTGGGCGTGGTCCGAATCACGCTCGACCAGGGCCTGAGCAGCGCCGTGCCCCACAAGCACGCCACCGTGTTGCATCTCGAGGGCGAATCCATCTGGTCGGTGCGCGGCGCGCACTGGTCCACGCGGCCGGGCACACTGGGCGTGAAGGTGCCGGGCGAGGTGTACCGCGAGCACACGCGACGTGGACGCTCGCGCTTCCAGGTTGTCGTGTTCGAGGACGCGCTCGTGGAAGAAGCGCGCGCGGCGTTCGATCAGCCGCCCGCCGCTCCGCGCGCGGGCTCGTTCGACGGCTTCGATGATCCGCGCGTGCAGCCGCTGATGGTGCTGCATCAGGGGATGCTCGACGACGCCGCGTGCACGGCGACCCTGGAGCAAGCGCTCGCCGAGGCGCTCGCGACCTATGTGCAGCTCACCGCGGCCAAGCCTTCGCACCCCGAGCCCGCGTCGATGTTTGGCTCCGCCGTGGCGCGGGCACGCGCGCTTCTCGATACGCGCATTACCGAGCCGGTGACGCTCGACGAGCTCGCCGCCCACGCGCGGCTCGACAAGTTCCGCCTCTGCCGCGCGTTCCGCGAGCAGGTGGGCCTGCCGCCGCACGCGTATGTGACCCATCGTCGCGTGAGCCTTGCGCAGGAGATGCTCGCTCGCGGCGTGCCCCAGGCGGAGGTGGCCATTCAAGTTGGCCTCTACGATCAGAGCCAGCTCCATCGCCACTTCAAGCGCATCCTGGGCATCACGCCCGGCGCTTGGGCGCGCGCGATGCGCTGAGCAGCAGCACGCCCATCAACAGAAGGAGCAACGCCATGGCTCGCGAAACGCAGCTTGGAAAGACCGGCCCCAAGGTCTTCCCCATCTCCCTCGGATGCATGGGCATGTCCGGCGCGTACGGCCCGTCCGACGAGGCCGAGAGCATCGCCACGATCCACGAGGCGATCGAGCGCGGCGTGACCCTGCTCGACACCGGCGACTTCTACGGCGCGGGCCACAATGAGCTGCTGATTCGACGCGCCCTCGAAGGCCGTCGCGACCGGGTGCTGCTGTCGGTGAAGTTCGGCGCGATGCGAGGCCCCGATGGCGCGTTCGTCGGCTTCGATGGTCGCCCGGCGGCGGTGAAGAACTTCGTGACCTACAGCTTGCAGCGGCTGGGCACGGATCACATCGACGTGTACCGCCCTGCCCGCCTCGATCCCACCGTGCCGATTGAGGACACGGTCGGCGCGATCGCCGAGTTGGTGAAGTCCGGCTACGTGCGCCACATCGGCCTCTCCGAGGTCGGCGCCGAGACGATCCAGCGCGCGGCGAAGGTGCACCCGCTGGTCGACCTGCAGATCGAGTACGCGGTGATCACCCGTCAGCCCGAGAAGGCGATCTTCCCCACGCTGGCGCAGCTCGGGATGAGCGCGACGCTCTACGGCGTGCTCTCGCGCGGCCTGCTCACCGGCAGCACGACCGGCGGCGCGCGCGCGGGCTTTCCGCGCTTCGCCGGTGAGGCCGGCCAGCGCAACGCGGCGGTCGTCGCGAAGTTCCACGCGTTCGCGGCCGACCACGGCATGACGCCGGCGCAGCTCTCGGTCGCGTGGGTGCTCGCGAAACAGCCCACGCTCGTTCCCGTCGTGGGCGCGCGCACGCGAAAGCAGCTCACCGACGTGCTCGACGCGCTGGACAAGCCGCTCTCGGCTGCGGACGTGGCTGCGGTCGAGGCGCTCCTTCCTCCCGACGCGATCTCGGGAAGCCGCTACCCGGAGCAGCAGATGAAGCTGCTCGACAGCGAGCGCTGAGCTCAGATCACATCGCAGGAAGGCGCGTCGACGCGCTTCAGCCACGGCAGCGAACCGAACTCCTCGAGGAGCGTGTCGTAAACGACGGTGGTCTTGACGTCGTAGAGCACGCCCTGGTCGTACCACTCGTCGAACAGCGCTGCGTTGGTCCCGTCCAGACCGACGTACTTCAGCTCGGGCAGCTCCGCGCGGGCGACAGCGCGCAGCGCGTCCATGCTGATGTCGGGGTTGTGGCTGAGGACCAGCATCCGAAGCCCGCGAAGCCGCGTCGAGGCGACGAGCTTCGTGACGTCCGCGTCTTTGAGCCTGCAGAACGAAACGTCGAGTGAGCGCAGCTGGCTGAGCAACGGCAACGTGGCGAGCTCGCCAATCACCGTCGAGTCACCCTCGACGCGCAGGTGCCGAATGGGCGCAAGCCGAACGAGCGTGCTCCAGGAGGCGAAGAGCTTGGGCGCCTTCACGCGGATCTCTTCGACGAAGCCGCCCCAGTACTCGAACGAGGAGACCTGCTTCGCGAGCGCACCTGCCCATCGCTCGCCATTCAGGATGATCAAGGACCTGGCACCAGATGGATCGACGTCCTCGCCGCGCCGGCGCCGCTCACGGTTGTCGAGCTGCACATCGATGAGCTTCGCGCGGTCGGAATCGGCGGAGCGAACGGCGTCGGCAAAGGCGCGACGAGGCGCCATGTCGTCGGGCGCAGCGCAGACGGCAGCGAGCAGTGCGTCGACGTCCGGCATCGCTCGACGATACGCGTTTGCCCGAGCAGGTGTCGCGTCGCTACAACCGGGACATGCCTGAGGTTCGCGTAGTGGCCAGCGGAGATCGAATCGCCTTGCCGCGTGGCAGGTATCGCTTCGTTGCAGCGGGCCCGATGCTGCTCGACGACGACTTTGCGCCGGTCATCGCCGCTGCCGAGAGCGACGGCCTCGTGCAATTCACGACCAGCGACGTGGACGACGATGCCGTGGGCGCGCTCCTTCGCGTGAACGTGCCCTGGCTGGTGCTCGGGCACGCAGGTGTTGAGGCGAGCTTCGGTGCGCAGGGAACGCACGGCTTCGTCGCGGTGTCGGCGGAGGACGTGCTCATCGACGATGAGGCGTGGCAAGCCGCGCCCGAGCAAGAGCTCGACACGATCACGCAGACTGCGTCCGGACATTTCGCGGGCGATGGATGGCAGCTCGCGCCACATCCGCTCTGCCGCGGCGATCTCCGAGATTGGAGCTGGGCCTGGGGCCGTAAGACGTGGGGACCTGTCGTGCTCGACGTGCAGGTGCCGCGCTCGGCGGACGAGATTCGCAAGTTCCTCGACGCGGAGTCGCCGCTTCCGTATCGACCCGTGCCGAACGAGCCGTTCCTCAGCGCGGGTCGACTCGAGCAAGCCGGGCGAATCTACGTTCGCGAAGGTGCTCTCGCGTTCACGCGAAGCCACGTTGAGCCGAGCCGCACGACGATGGCCTTCGATGCCGGGCTGTGCCACGCGCTCGCGAGCGGCGCGCTCGGCGAGCTCTCGTGGGACGTCTACGAGCAGGACTATGGCGCGTACCTGGCGACGGGCGAAGGCTGCGCGTCGCTCGCGCGCTATCTCGACCCGGCGGCGGACGAAGCGGCCCAGCGCGCGCATTGGCGCTCCGTTTTCACAGAGCGCGTGGTGACAGCGCCCGATGCCGATACGCCCGATGCTGCAGCGGTCGCGCTCGCGAATGCGCTTCAACTTTCGGGCGTGAAATCGGTCGCCGAGCTCGGGCACGCGCTTGTGCGAACGCCGCTCGCCTCATTGCCGCGAAAGCTCAGGCTCGAGCTGCCGAACGCATTTCACAACGCGCACGGTACCGGCGGACTCCTCGACGCCGCGCTTCGAGCCCAGCCGCGACTGAGTTGGTCCATGTCGTTCAGAGCGACGATCTAGCGGCACAGGATCTTGAACGCGATGTCGCGCGTGTCGAGCTCGGGCGCCTACTTCTTGCTGCCCTGGACCACGTCGATAACGACCAGGGTGGCAGCCATGAGCTGCGAGAGCTTGGCGTCGAGGACCACCGAGACGCACTGCCCGAGCGCTGCGGCAAGCTCTTCGACCCGCGCCTCGGGCGTGCTCCGCACGACTTCACCGTCAACGCCGAGCGCCGCCGCGAGCGCCTCGAGCCACTTCACAGGCTCTGGAACGAGCGTGCGGCCCGTGGGCGTCAGGCTGAAGAAGATTCGGAGCTGCGTGCCCAGGACGAGCACGTCGCTCACATCCTCGCTCGCGTCGTCGTCCGTGGTGCGGCGCACGTATGGCGCCCACTCGAGGAGCCGCGGATGAATGGCCGGCACGGCCTCGATGGCCGCTCTCAACCGGTCCGGTGTCACGCGGCCCCGAGCCTGGCCTTGGCCTCCGCGTACTCGCTGCGGAGTCGCTCGCACAGCTCAGCCACGGTCGGGATGTCACGAATCGCGCCCACGCCCTGCCCTGCGCTCCAGACCGTCTTCCAAGCCTTGGCTTCATCGTCGACGGGCTTGAGCTTCTGGCCGTAGTTCACGTCGCCCGGGCGCCCGAGCTGCGTCATGTCGTAGCCGGCCTTCTCGAGCGACGGCCGCATGAAGTTCGCCGGCACGCCGGAGACCGCGGGCGTGTAGAGGATGTCCTCCGCGCGCGACTCGAGCAGCATCTGCTTGTACGCCTCGCTGGCCGCGGACTCGCGCGTGCCGATGAAGCGGGTGCCGAGGTACGCGAGGTCCGCGCCCATGGCCTGCGCCGCGAGCACCTGCGCGCCGTGGTTCATGCAGCCCGCGAGCAGGAGCGTCTTGCTCCAGAAGGTGCGGATCTCCGAGACCAGCGCGAAGGGATTCAACGTACCCGCGTGCCCGCCCGCGCCATTGGCCACGGCGATGATTCCATCCACGCCGGCGTCCGCTGCCTTCTTCGCGTGATGCGCGTTGGTGACGTCGTGGAAGACGACGCCGCCCCACGACTGCACCTTTCGAACCACTTCGCTCACCGCGCCAAGTGAGGTCACGACAATGGGCACGCGGTGCTTCTCCAGGATCGCGAGGTCGGCCTCCACGCGCGGATTGGTGCGATGCACCACCAGGTTCACCGCGTACGGAGCCGCGTCCGCGTTCAGGCCGGCCTTCAGCTCCGAGAGCCAACCGTCGAGCAGCTCGGTCGTCCGTGCGTTCAGCGCCGGGAAGCTGCCGATGATTCGCTGATTGCACGCCGCCTTCGTGAGCTCGACTCCGGAGACCAGAAACATCGGCGCACAGAATGCGGGGATCGACAGGCGACCTTGGAGAGAAGAAGGGAGCATGTCGAGAGCCTGCCGAGACTGCGGATGAGTTGCCAAGGAGATTCGTGGCGCGCGACGCCACGCGCGCACACGCGATGCTGGAGCCTGCAAGCTCCACCTGTGGCGCAGGAGTTACATGTAGGCGCGCACCAGCCACGCGTGAGGTCGCCCACTTCCGGGTGCGCACGAAGCTTGCTCTGTGATTCGACCCTCACTCGCGGAGGTGTCGACGTGGGCCAGCAGAATGTCTCTCGCATCAACCACGCAAACCGGCGAAAGGGGCCGCAGACCTCGCCGGAGTCCAGCTTGCTCGAGGCGCTCGGCCACGAGCGCGATCGCGCCCAGCGGCGATTCGAGCTGGTGCAGCGGGTGGTGGAGCAGCGCGATCAGCTCGTGGAGCAGGTCGACGCCATTCGCGAGCTCAGCGAGCGTTTGATGGAAGAGGACGAGCGAAAGCAGAAGCACATCGCCGCGCTCGAGGCCATTTTGGCCGTGCGCGACGGCCGGATCGGCGAGCTCGAGGTGAAGGTGCAGGCGCAGTCGACGCGCCTGCAAGAGCTGGAGCGGACGCTCAGCGTGCTCGCGGAGGCCGACGAGAAGCTTGATAGCCCGAGCCGGTAGGCGCTGAGCTACGTCCCCGGACATTGAGGCGGCGGCGCAGGACCATCGGCGGCGATGGGGCCAAATCCGAACTCGCAATACGCGAGGCCGTGCGCCTCACCACAGCAGCCGCCCATCGACGCGCAGGTGCTGCAGTCGAGGAAGCAACTCCCCGAGACCGGATCGCAGTGGCTGCCACCGCCGCAGTCTGCGTCCGTCGCGCACCTGCAGAGCCCCGCGACGCAAGAGGAGCCAGAGTGCGCTCCGGGCGCTCGGCATTGGGCGTCGCTCTGGCACGGCGGGAGGCAGACACCAGATCCGAGCGATTCGGGCGTGAATGGATTGCACACCAGGCCGCCGGGACAATTGTTGGCAGCGGGCACGCAGCTCGGCACACAGAGGTTCGGCGGAGGAAGGAGCTGCGAGCCCAGCGAGCAGAGGCCATGGAAGCTCGGCGGCCCCGGACAATTGCTGCAGTTCGGATCGCTCGGAAGGTAGCAATTGGCGAGCGATCCAGTCCCGCCTTGTAAAATACAAACTTCGCCGCTCGGGCATGAGCCCTGAACGAGGGCGCCGCTGGGATCCGCGCCCGTGCACGGCGCACCGACATCGCCGTTTTCGTAGGGCGCGGCGGGCGGAGCAGTGCAGGTGCAGTCGCCGGTTGTCCCGGCCGTCCCCGTGGTTCCGCTCGAGGATCCGGTCGACGAGGTCGAAACGGACGGGCCACCCGACGAGCCTGACGAGCCGGACGCCGCCGTCGTGGCGCTGCTGGTCCCCGTCGAGGCCGCGGACGAGCCCGCCAGACCTCCGGTGGAGCCCGCCGCCGAGGAACCCGAGTCCGTCGAGCCTGCGGAGGTCCCGAGGCCCGCGGTGGTGCCGCTCGAGGACGACCCGAGGCCTCGCGTACCGACCGGCTGAAAGCAGCCCACGCCCACGCATGACAGAAGGCCAATCGCGAGGGTGGGTCGGAGATGGAAGCGCATGGCGTTCACGCGGAGCCGTCTGTTTTCAGGATGGGAGCGAGAGCGGTCGGCGGCTCAACCGGCACACCCATGAGCTCGAGCGTGCGCCTTGCGACGCGGATCAAAGTCTCGTTGCACGGCTCGCAACCGCCTCCGCAGCACCTCGGCCAGCGCAGCTTTCCGTCGGAGTCGACGCGATCGCGGATCACGGGCCGAACGCAGTCCACGTAGTACGAGGCCAGTCCAATCTCTTTGGCCGCGGTGGCAAGGGCTTCGTCGAGCAGCATGCGCTAGGGACACGAATCGCCGGGCACCTGGGTCGAGGTCCAGCATCCACCCGCGGCACCGGTGCCCGAATAGAGCAAGTTGGGCGCGACCTCCAGATCCGGCGGCGGGTTGATGATCACCACACCCGTGCCGGCGTAGGGCGCGCCGAAGGTGGAGTTGTCCTCGCACGTGTTGAGCGTGGTCGCGTCTTGCTGAAACGATGGGCCCATCCAGAAATCAATATGCAAGTAGCTCTGCGGAACGCAGCCCGCGGGCGGCGACGGATCGTCGGTGTCGTCGGGCGACAGGTGGCAGTTCCACTCGTCGCCACACTCCAGACACGAGTCCTCCATGATGAAGTACTTCTTAACCTCCGGGTTATAGATGATTGTTCCCGGGCTCAGCGTCGCGCCGCCCGCGCTCTCGCTCCCTTGGTCGGACGCAGCCGCCGTGATGGGATCGTCAAACGTCCCTGTGCCCTCGGTGGCCACTTGATGTTGCTGGGGACCGAGGCCGGGGAAGGCGATGTCGTTGCAGTTGTGCTGGCTCTCGACGGTGCACGAGTTATCGTTGAATCCATAGTACGTCATGTAGACGTTCTGCCAGATTGCACAGTTCGCGGCCCCGTGACAGCCGCACGCCTCGACAGCGCCCGTGCTCCCCGAGCTCGATCCCGTGCCGGAGCCGGAGGCGGATCCCGTGCTGGTCGAGGTCGAGCCGGAGCCGCTCGGGCTGGTCGAGGTCGTGCTCGAGCCTGACGTCGTCGCGCCGGTGGCTGCGGAGCCGGTGCTGCTGGTGGACGTCGACGGGCTTGCCGGGCTTCCGTTGCACGCGGCGAGCGCAAGGACCAACGGGAGCACGGCGGTCAGCAAGCGTGTGGGCATGGGGCGATTCTAGGTCGTTCAAGCTGCCCTGTCCGCGCCCTTCCCGCTTCGCGCTGATACCCTCGCCCAATGACTCGCTGCACGTCGCCGGCGCCTCTCGTGCCTGTCTTGCTGATTTCTCTCTGCGCATGCGGCTCGAAGCCGGCTCCGACGGTCACCCCGCCGCTCGCTTGCAACGGCCATCCCGAGCTCTGCGGACGCTCATACAACGCCGTCGCCTACGCGGGCACGCATGACGCCTACGCCGACACGGACGAGAACTTTCTCGCCCACGACCAAACCGTCCCGATTCCGCGCCAGCTCGACGACGGCATTCGCGTGATTCACATCGAGGCCCACGCCTACGACGGCGGCGTGTTCGCGTGTCACTCGGATTGCTATCTCGGACAGGAGCCGCTCATCGACGAGATGCAGAGCGTGAACGCGTTCCTCGACTCGAATCCGCGCGAGGTGGTGACGCTGCTGCTCGAGCGCAGCGACGCGACCATCACCGCCGATGACATTGGCTTTGCCATGCGTGACGCGGGCCTCGCGCCGAAGATGCGCACGCAGTCGCTCGGCCAACCCTGGCCCACGCTCGGCGAGTTGGTCGACGCGGGCACGCGCGCGGTCGCGTTCCTCGACGATCCGAGCGGCTCCAATTATCCCTGGCTGCTGCCGCGTTGGGACTTCACCTGGGAGACGCCGTGGGACAACGAGACGCCGCAGGACTTCGGTCGTTGCGATGCGGATCGGGGAACGAAAGGCAATTCCCTCTACGTCGTCGACACCTATCTCGAGGATTGGCCTGTGCAGAGCGCGGCCCACGAAGCGCTTATCAATTACAACCCGTTCTTGATTGATCGCCTGCTCGACTGTCAGCAGAAGGAGCAGGCTCTGCCCAACTTTGTCATGGTTGATTTCTACGATGTGAGCGACGTCTTCCGAGTGGTCGACATGCTCAACGGGTTCGTGCCCGCACCGCGCGACATCAGCGGATTTCCGCCGAACGTTTTCGTCGACGGAGGCGCCGTGGTGGATGTCGATGCAGGCCCGGGTGACGGCGGGTAGCCTGCTACGAACCTACCGACGGTGGACTCGGAATCCACTTTCGCGTGACGCCCGCGACCGTGAACTTCATCTCGAACTCGGTCAGCGAATCGGGGAGATGGGCGTGGGCCGCGCGAAACTTCGCGTAGCTCTCCGGCTGCATCCACTTCGTAAGCCAGTAATCGCCATCGGTCTTGGCGTGTGCGAGCACCGCGCGCGAGCTGGGATCGTAAATGGAGAAATCCATCTCCGGCTGCATCGTCGGGTCGGGCCACCACAGCGCGTCGTCGCCGATTCGCTGAACGTACTTCATCATCGAAGCCATCGGTCCAGGCAGCACGGCGATATCTGGCAGCGGCTTTCCTTCCGGCACGCGCACGTAGACGCCGACCTCGCCGCCATATCCACCGGGAGCCTTCGGTCCCCAGAGGAACTGCTGGCACCAGCCCATCCACGGCTGGATGATGACGTCGCGCCCATCGATCTCCGCGTTGAAGACGGCGGTCGCGTAGCCCGGCCAGTGGACAGCCGCGAATGACGGGAGCACCGCACAGGCATTGCGCCACTCGGGGCCCACGGAGTCGTAGGCGAAACCGTTCTCGATGGTCCTGACGGTTGGCGTTTCGAGCGCCTTGTTCAGATCGGGCCTTGTGAAAGCCGTGGTCATCGTCTTCCCCCTCTGCACCGGCAGAATCGCCGCGCGGCATCCTCGCACGATGCCGCCGTTGACGCGGCCGTCGGAAGAAGCGCCAGCCGTCAGCCCGCCCCGTCACTGAGCAGACACACCGCCGAGCGTCGTTGCCCGCGCGCCCCAGCCAGCTTAAGAAGCCCAATCTCCGCTCCCGCGAGGCCGGCATGGCGCAGCAGTACGTCTTCCAGATGCAGAACCTCCGCAAGATCCACCCGCCGAACAAGGAGGTCTTGAAGGGCATCTACCTCTCGTTCCTCCCCGGCGCGAAGATCGGCGTGCTCGGCAACAACGGCGCGGGCAAGTCGACGCTCCTGCGCATCATGGCCGGCGTGGAGAAGGAGTACGACGGCATGGCCGAGCCCGCGCCCAACCTGCGCGTGGGCTTCCTGCCCCAGGAGCCGGTGCTCGACCCGACCAAGACCGTGATGGGCAACGTGGAGCTCGCCGTCAAAGAGACACGCGACCTGCTCAAGCGCTTCGAGGAGGTGAACGCCGCCTTCGCCGAGCCCGACGCGGACATGGACAAGCTCCTCGCCGAGCAGGCCAAGCTTCAGGACAAGATCGACGCCGCGAACGCGTGGGAGCTCGACCGACAGCTCGAGATCGCCATGGACGCGCTGCGCCTGCCGCCCGGCGACGCCGACGTGACCAAGCTCTCCGGCGGCGAGAAGCGCCGCGTGGCCCTCTGCCGGCTGCTCCTCGAGCGCCCGGACATGCTGCTCCTCGACGAGCCCACCAACCACCTCGACGCCGAGAGCGTGGCCTGGCTCGAGCGGTTCCTGCACGAGTACCCGGGCACGGTGGTCGCGGTGACGCACGACCGCTACTTCCTCGACAACGTGGCCGGCTGGATCCTCGAGCTCGATCGCGGAGCGGGAATCCCCTGGCAGGGCAACTACTCGAGCTGGCTGGATCAGAAGAAGAAGCGCCTCGAGCAGGAAGAGAAGACCCAGAGCGCGCGGCAGAAGAGCCTGGAGCGCGAGCTCGAGTGGGTGCGCGCGAGCCCCAAGGCGCGACAGGCCAAGAGCAAGGCCCGCGTGGCCGCATACGAGACGATGCTCGCCGAGCACGAGAACGCCCAGAAGCGCGACGAGGCCATCGAGATCACCATCCCCGTGCCGCCGCGGCTCGGCGACGACGTGGTCATCGCCGACAAGCTCACCAAGGCCTTCGGCGACCGGCTGCTCATCGACAA
Encoded proteins:
- the ettA gene encoding energy-dependent translational throttle protein EttA, producing MAQQYVFQMQNLRKIHPPNKEVLKGIYLSFLPGAKIGVLGNNGAGKSTLLRIMAGVEKEYDGMAEPAPNLRVGFLPQEPVLDPTKTVMGNVELAVKETRDLLKRFEEVNAAFAEPDADMDKLLAEQAKLQDKIDAANAWELDRQLEIAMDALRLPPGDADVTKLSGGEKRRVALCRLLLERPDMLLLDEPTNHLDAESVAWLERFLHEYPGTVVAVTHDRYFLDNVAGWILELDRGAGIPWQGNYSSWLDQKKKRLEQEEKTQSARQKSLERELEWVRASPKARQAKSKARVAAYETMLAEHENAQKRDEAIEITIPVPPRLGDDVVIADKLTKAFGDRLLIDKLDFRLPPGGIVGIIGPNGAGKTTLFRMIVGQEQPDSGSLKLGSTVKISYVDQSRESLSNENNVFQELAGGNDFIEVGKTKIPSRAYCSTFGFKGSDQNKKVRDLSGGERNRLHLAKTLKTGGNLLLLDEPTNDLDVDTLRALETALLDFPGCAVIISHDRWFLDRIATHILAFEGDSKVVWFEGNYQDYEADRKRRLGKDADQPHRIKYRKLTA
- a CDS encoding nitronate monooxygenase codes for the protein MLPSSLQGRLSIPAFCAPMFLVSGVELTKAACNQRIIGSFPALNARTTELLDGWLSELKAGLNADAAPYAVNLVVHRTNPRVEADLAILEKHRVPIVVTSLGAVSEVVRKVQSWGGVVFHDVTNAHHAKKAADAGVDGIIAVANGAGGHAGTLNPFALVSEIRTFWSKTLLLAGCMNHGAQVLAAQAMGADLAYLGTRFIGTRESAASEAYKQMLLESRAEDILYTPAVSGVPANFMRPSLEKAGYDMTQLGRPGDVNYGQKLKPVDDEAKAWKTVWSAGQGVGAIRDIPTVAELCERLRSEYAEAKARLGAA
- a CDS encoding aldo/keto reductase, with product MARETQLGKTGPKVFPISLGCMGMSGAYGPSDEAESIATIHEAIERGVTLLDTGDFYGAGHNELLIRRALEGRRDRVLLSVKFGAMRGPDGAFVGFDGRPAAVKNFVTYSLQRLGTDHIDVYRPARLDPTVPIEDTVGAIAELVKSGYVRHIGLSEVGAETIQRAAKVHPLVDLQIEYAVITRQPEKAIFPTLAQLGMSATLYGVLSRGLLTGSTTGGARAGFPRFAGEAGQRNAAVVAKFHAFAADHGMTPAQLSVAWVLAKQPTLVPVVGARTRKQLTDVLDALDKPLSAADVAAVEALLPPDAISGSRYPEQQMKLLDSER
- a CDS encoding SDR family oxidoreductase, which encodes MRVFVTGATGFIGSALVPELLKAGHQVLGLSRSDAGAAALQAAGAEVLRGDVEQLDILARGAAQSDATVHLAFNHDFSKFMQNCENDRRAIEAMGDALAGTKKLLLVTSGTGMGKADAGRAATEDDDKVSSKEVPRAMSEEAADRVAQRGVRVGIVRLPQVHDTRKAGLVSYLIQVAREKGFVAYVGEGKNQWPAAHVSDVARLYKLAVEKTDGYARYHAVAEEGVGVREISEVLGRGLKMPVRSIALGDAQAHFGWMAHFAGWDLRASSEKTRAALGWKPTGPKMMQDLEKQEWL
- a CDS encoding helix-turn-helix transcriptional regulator, with the translated sequence MVRITLDQGLSSAVPHKHATVLHLEGESIWSVRGAHWSTRPGTLGVKVPGEVYREHTRRGRSRFQVVVFEDALVEEARAAFDQPPAAPRAGSFDGFDDPRVQPLMVLHQGMLDDAACTATLEQALAEALATYVQLTAAKPSHPEPASMFGSAVARARALLDTRITEPVTLDELAAHARLDKFRLCRAFREQVGLPPHAYVTHRRVSLAQEMLARGVPQAEVAIQVGLYDQSQLHRHFKRILGITPGAWARAMR
- a CDS encoding AAA family ATPase, which translates into the protein MASPNTEPASPATRFLDELEILVRASHPLVYLVSAEEKRVDGLLASLAERHQKPLYAWSFTRGVQRVSAGLSPTPLEGTEDPVAAFHAVARLGGPSLVVFKDLHAHLAEPRVVRALRELGHGLREAGTTCVLLAPTLVMPVELEKDVHVLDVPLPTFRELSGLLRGLVTVPQQGNRVEVELKREELEQLVRAAQGLTLQEAESAFAKALAADQKIDANDIALVLEEKRQVIRKSGLLEYHPAEENLGGVGGMLNLKAWIQQRTAAFSAAARNFGLPEPRGVLLLGVQGCGKTLTAKAIASQWGQPLLRLDMGRIFGGSAGGAEENLRRAIAVAESAAPAVLWIDEIDKALGGLADSSGDGGVSARILGALLTWLQEKSAPVFLVATANRIDVLPPELLRKGRFDEIFFVDLPSQKERAEIFAIHLRRRGRDPAKYECGQLGAFADGFSGAEIEQVVVSALHLAFSAGVEVAQEHLVAALRETYPLSKTLREEIQALRVWALDRARRASPKETS